A section of the Bacillus horti genome encodes:
- a CDS encoding SLC13 family permease, translating to MTRVKRGGEVLEQWIVFATLIGTLAFFIWGKWRYDIVAVLSLIVISATGIITTEEAFSGFGNIAVITVASVLILSQSLINSGIIDLIGDQLSKFSSHLVLQLLILTSVVTLLSAFMNNIGALAIMLPVAIQLARKTKQPLSKLLMPIAFGSLLGGMITVIGTPPNIIISTFRRDAGGASFSMFDFSPLGVTISIIGILFISIVGYKLIPIRKGRATVEDSFHIEDYLSEVLIEASSPLINQPLKNVQQFSDGDLWVVGILRNKEKIPAPSAHESLHEGDILLLKASSSEMKGFINKAKVKLVPHGKMNERELASDDIVLVEAVIYSGSQMEGLTVKELHLRYKYGVNVLGISRKGEPLTSRMKDVPLQTGDVLLLQGPTSAVQQVINEFSWLPLPERGLRIGGPKKVMLTIIIFIGAILATTFGLLNVAVAFTTAALMMIICGVISIKEAYKAIEWPIIILLGAMLPLGTALEKTGGAELLAQAIIHFSQGFGPGILILALLIVCALLSNVINNAATAVLLAPIAISIATSLGLSIDPFLMAVAIGSSTSFMTPIAHQSNLLVMGPGGYQFSDYARLGLPLTSIVIAVAYPMILLLFPL from the coding sequence ATGACGAGAGTTAAGAGAGGTGGAGAAGTGCTGGAACAGTGGATTGTATTTGCAACTCTTATAGGGACTTTGGCTTTTTTTATTTGGGGAAAATGGAGATATGACATTGTCGCTGTTCTATCCCTAATTGTCATTTCAGCTACCGGTATTATCACTACAGAGGAAGCCTTTTCTGGATTCGGTAATATTGCTGTTATTACTGTAGCTTCTGTATTAATCTTAAGTCAATCACTCATCAACTCAGGAATTATAGATTTAATTGGGGATCAGCTATCTAAGTTTAGTAGTCATCTTGTTCTTCAATTACTCATCCTGACATCTGTTGTTACCCTTCTATCTGCTTTTATGAACAATATAGGCGCATTAGCAATCATGCTACCCGTAGCTATTCAGTTGGCTAGGAAAACTAAGCAGCCACTTTCTAAGCTGTTAATGCCAATTGCCTTCGGCTCTTTGCTTGGGGGAATGATCACAGTTATAGGTACACCTCCTAATATTATTATATCTACATTTCGACGTGATGCAGGAGGAGCATCTTTTAGCATGTTTGATTTTTCACCTCTAGGAGTAACGATTTCCATCATAGGGATTCTATTTATATCCATAGTAGGCTATAAACTCATCCCTATTAGAAAAGGTAGAGCTACCGTTGAAGATAGCTTTCATATCGAAGACTATTTATCAGAGGTTCTAATCGAAGCAAGCTCTCCGTTAATAAATCAGCCTCTAAAGAATGTGCAACAATTTTCTGATGGTGATTTGTGGGTGGTTGGAATTTTAAGAAACAAAGAAAAGATACCTGCCCCAAGTGCGCATGAATCCCTGCATGAAGGAGATATTTTATTGCTTAAGGCAAGCTCAAGTGAGATGAAAGGCTTTATAAATAAAGCAAAGGTTAAGCTTGTTCCCCATGGGAAAATGAATGAAAGGGAGCTTGCTTCCGACGATATCGTTCTTGTAGAAGCTGTTATATATAGTGGTTCACAAATGGAAGGATTAACGGTAAAGGAGCTTCACCTACGCTATAAATACGGAGTAAATGTATTAGGAATTTCGAGAAAAGGAGAGCCCCTAACAAGCAGAATGAAGGATGTACCATTACAAACAGGTGATGTGTTGCTCTTACAGGGGCCAACAAGTGCTGTTCAACAGGTCATTAATGAGTTTTCATGGCTTCCTTTGCCAGAGCGTGGTCTACGAATTGGTGGTCCAAAAAAAGTCATGTTAACCATTATTATCTTCATTGGTGCGATTTTAGCTACGACATTCGGTTTGCTAAACGTAGCTGTTGCATTTACAACAGCAGCCCTAATGATGATTATATGTGGAGTTATTTCAATTAAGGAGGCCTACAAGGCGATAGAGTGGCCAATTATTATTCTTTTGGGAGCCATGCTTCCATTAGGTACAGCCTTAGAGAAGACTGGCGGAGCTGAGCTGCTTGCTCAAGCGATCATTCATTTCTCTCAGGGCTTTGGACCAGGTATTCTTATTTTAGCCCTTTTGATAGTCTGTGCCTTGCTATCTAATGTCATTAATAATGCCGCTACTGCTGTCCTATTAGCACCTATAGCGATTAGCATTGCTACTAGCCTTGGATTGTCTATTGATCCTTTTCTGATGGCTGTAGCCATTGGTAGCTCAACCTCTTTTATGACACCAATTGCCCATCAATCAAATTTACTCGTCATGGGTCCCGGAGGCTATCAATTTTCAGATTATGCTCGTCTTGGTTTGCCTCTAACGAGTATAGTTATTGCTGTCGCCTATCCTATGATTCTTTTGCTATTCCCTTTATAA
- a CDS encoding DUF1811 family protein, with amino-acid sequence MSRYSEMSKLELYSEMQKMIGEARKKHQAGFISEANILEQKYYLAKSYMMNPHEINKGGQYHVAGEHGVFHVKYLNGVFAWGRFPHSEEDEAYPIGRLEPVTCGTAKSE; translated from the coding sequence ATGAGTAGATATAGTGAGATGAGCAAGCTAGAGCTATATTCAGAAATGCAGAAAATGATTGGTGAAGCAAGGAAGAAGCATCAGGCAGGTTTTATTTCAGAGGCGAACATTTTAGAGCAAAAATATTACTTAGCCAAGTCATATATGATGAATCCGCACGAAATAAATAAAGGTGGTCAATATCATGTAGCAGGGGAGCATGGTGTTTTTCATGTAAAATATCTGAACGGGGTATTTGCTTGGGGAAGATTCCCCCATTCAGAAGAGGATGAAGCTTATCCAATAGGACGATTAGAGCCTGTTACTTGTGGAACTGCGAAAAGCGAATAA
- a CDS encoding TIGR01777 family oxidoreductase gives MKVAILGGSGFIGTHLTEHLLAAGHQVQIWTRAPEEYDLDYDVELQKWPLDESRKHLDIDAIVNLAGETINQRWTAEAKERILHSRVDTTYHVVQLIKKGFLAPKIIVNGSAVGYYGTSKNKKFKENDPPQNDFLSQVAAAWEKVAEQFKSLNQPIRLVKLRFGLVLGDGGALPKMALPYKMFAGGRVGSGKQWVSWIHVHDISRMITFALEQEQVEGVYNAVAPHPVMMNELGKTIGQALNRPHWLPAPSFAFQLALGEMSDLLLKGQHVLADKIQHEGFTFAYPKLLPALKQSLQKKSTQEVDDK, from the coding sequence ATGAAGGTAGCAATTCTTGGAGGAAGTGGATTTATAGGTACACATCTAACGGAGCATTTACTTGCAGCGGGCCATCAGGTTCAGATATGGACTAGAGCGCCTGAAGAGTATGACCTAGATTACGATGTCGAGCTGCAGAAGTGGCCATTAGATGAGTCACGTAAGCATTTGGATATTGATGCGATTGTCAATCTTGCAGGTGAAACCATTAACCAAAGATGGACGGCAGAAGCAAAAGAGCGGATTTTGCATAGTCGAGTAGACACGACGTATCATGTTGTGCAATTAATCAAAAAGGGTTTCCTCGCACCAAAGATTATTGTTAATGGGTCAGCTGTAGGTTATTATGGGACATCGAAAAATAAGAAGTTTAAGGAGAATGACCCTCCGCAAAACGATTTTCTATCTCAAGTAGCAGCTGCCTGGGAGAAGGTGGCAGAGCAGTTTAAAAGCTTAAATCAACCGATACGTTTAGTTAAGCTGCGATTTGGTTTGGTGCTAGGCGATGGTGGTGCACTTCCTAAAATGGCACTTCCATATAAAATGTTTGCCGGAGGACGCGTTGGATCTGGTAAGCAGTGGGTTTCATGGATTCATGTTCATGATATTTCTAGAATGATTACTTTTGCCTTGGAGCAGGAGCAGGTAGAAGGAGTTTATAATGCAGTAGCTCCTCATCCTGTTATGATGAACGAGCTAGGCAAAACAATTGGTCAAGCATTAAATCGCCCACATTGGCTTCCTGCTCCCTCTTTTGCTTTTCAACTAGCTTTAGGAGAAATGTCTGACCTTTTATTAAAGGGACAACATGTGTTAGCAGATAAAATTCAGCATGAAGGGTTTACATTTGCATACCCTAAGCTCCTTCCAGCACTAAAACAAAGCTTGCAGAAGAAGTCAACGCAGGAAGTGGACGATAAATAA